One Asterias rubens chromosome 1, eAstRub1.3, whole genome shotgun sequence genomic region harbors:
- the LOC117292117 gene encoding mRNA decay activator protein ZFP36L1-like encodes MRDNMSTALVSAFYEVSDALYNNYKLQNPPPTTQRHLKLESRAVGTPINGVLRRHSTSSANITNGNIVNTPNTNVNVNDVGKLRDRAMSESDRNQRTQTSRYKTELCRPFEENGTCKYGDKCQFAHGMHELRNLSRHPKYKSELCRTFHTVGFCPYGPRCHFIHNPEERKLGVAFAAAEQAKLARERNGDHHHVERPKLLHFPSAPVGSTCGGDLTPPSSDSPTSMTPPPSMYGDDMAQHINMPLSVSMMQSVFNFTQGQRNHQEQPELPNMMSPIMSPTISGVNSPFGPGPMSPFTPLQQLSPEIEQQSLPSFPPPSVSRQDSSVFFPESNNLNDYSRNTFRPPSPPDSLSDPESSVDSMGPASPTPQSNIPITNPSSSSSANLRLGRLPIFRGMSHEERF; translated from the exons ATGCGTGACAACATGTCGACAGCCCTGGTATCGGCATTCTATGAAGTTAGTGATGCTCTCTACAATAACTATAAG TTGCAGAACCCACCTCCAACAACGCAAAGGCATCTAAAACTTGAAAGCAGAGCAGTGGGAACCCCGATCAATGGGGTTCTTCGGAGGCATTCCACAAGTTCGGCAAACATCACGAACGGAAACATCGTGAACACACCAAACACCAATGTTAACGTCAACGATGTGGGGAAACTACGGGACCGCGCCATGAGCGAGAGCGACCGTAACCAGCGGACCCAAACAAGTCGCTATAAAACAGAACTTTGTCGCCCATTCGAGGAGAACGGCACGTGTAAGTATGGAGACAAGTGTCAATTCGCCCACGGAATGCACGAACTAAGAAATCTCTCACGTCACCCTAAATACAAATCAGAGCTCTGTCGCACATTCCACACAGTCGGATTCTGCCCGTACGGACCACGCTGTCATTTTATTCACAACCCAGAAGAGCGTAAGCTCGGGGTTGCTTTCGCGGCAGCCGAGCAGGCCAAACTAGCCCGCGAACGTAACGGAGACCACCACCATGTTGAGAGGCCCAAGCTATTGCACTTCCCTAGTGCTCCAGTGGGCTCGACATGTGGTGGCGACTTGACTCCACCATCAAGCGACAGTCCAACATCGATGACACCTCCACCTTCCATGTACGGCGACGACATGGCCCAACACATCAACATGCCCCTGAGTGTCAGCATGATGCAGAGCGTTTTCAACTTCACCCAGGGACAGAGAAACCATCAAGAACAACCCGAGCTTCCCAATATGATGTCGCCGATCATGTCACCCACCATCAGCGGTGTCAACAGCCCATTCGGGCCCGGCCCGATGTCCCCCTTTACTCCCCTTCAGCAGCTGAGCCCGGAAATCGAGCAGCAATCACTACCCAGTTTCCCCCCACCCTCCGTGAGCCGTCAGGACAGTAGCGTTTTCTTCCCCGAATCCAACAATCTTAATGACTATTCACGGAACACTTTCCGCCCCCCATCTCCCCCAGACTCTCTCTCAGACCCAGAGTCCTCCGTCGATTCCATGGGACCGGCTTCCCCTACCCCTCAATCAAACATCCCAATCACCAACCCCAGCTCAAGTTCCTCGGCAAACTTACGGCTCGGCCGTCTTCCCATCTTCCGCGGGATGTCCCACGAAGAAAGATTCTAA